Proteins found in one archaeon genomic segment:
- a CDS encoding nucleotidyl transferase AbiEii/AbiGii toxin family protein — translation MPALALAFRLRSRAQKDLAFAQDLAAAAVYDVFPSAVLHGGTAIWRCYGGNRFSGDLDFYLPKSAGGRFELVSRRLESDGLEREKVKRTERAIFASFRYQRSAVSLEAVLRERERSVTRPFETLNGGYFAVRTLPPEGLLAEKAAAYSDRRKVRDLYDVFSLLPLVKTRDEAVSAVEEMLTKYKKPIDENSLKALVLSGVAPRAEEMKEAIQDWAR, via the coding sequence TTGCCGGCCCTCGCGCTCGCGTTCCGACTCAGGAGCAGGGCCCAGAAGGACCTCGCCTTTGCGCAGGATCTGGCGGCCGCGGCCGTATACGATGTCTTCCCCAGCGCAGTACTTCATGGCGGGACCGCAATCTGGAGGTGCTACGGGGGAAACAGATTCTCTGGAGACCTCGACTTCTACCTTCCCAAGTCTGCGGGCGGGCGGTTTGAACTAGTCTCGAGACGCCTGGAGTCGGACGGGCTGGAAAGAGAGAAAGTGAAGAGGACCGAGAGAGCGATCTTCGCGAGCTTTCGGTATCAAAGGTCAGCCGTCAGCCTCGAAGCCGTCCTACGAGAGAGAGAAAGGTCGGTAACTAGGCCATTCGAGACGCTGAACGGAGGGTACTTCGCGGTCAGGACTCTTCCTCCGGAAGGACTTCTCGCGGAGAAAGCCGCGGCCTACTCGGACAGGAGGAAGGTTAGGGACCTCTACGACGTGTTCTCCCTTCTCCCACTCGTCAAGACCAGGGATGAAGCAGTCTCGGCTGTCGAGGAGATGCTCACCAAGTATAAGAAGCCCATCGACGAGAACAGCCTGAAGGCCCTCGTGCTCTCGGGCGTGGCCCCGCGGGCTGAAGAGATGAAGGAGGCGATCCAGGATTGGGCAAGGTAG